A stretch of Myxococcus hansupus DNA encodes these proteins:
- a CDS encoding ABC transporter permease: protein MIRLVRELYQYRGLLLSLVQRELKARYRGSFLGFLWTFLNPTLHMLVYVLLFTVVMRQNIPNFPFFMFTGLLPWIWFSTSLASGASSISDRRDLLTKVRFPAQVLPTTVVVTNLCNFVLSLPLMLGLGMAYGQWPTWHVVMFPVVVLIQLTFTLALAYILAAINVTFRDLQHIVSNLLTLWFFASPVLYPFSTIQDEQARMLMTALNPMVSFMSSYQAIFYEHRFPDAGPLMALAAISVVLLWGASSIFESRREEFAESI, encoded by the coding sequence ATGATTCGCCTGGTTCGTGAACTGTATCAATACCGGGGCTTGCTCCTCAGCCTCGTCCAGCGGGAACTGAAAGCGCGGTATCGCGGCTCGTTCCTGGGGTTCTTGTGGACGTTCCTGAACCCGACGCTCCACATGCTGGTGTACGTGCTGTTGTTCACCGTGGTGATGCGGCAGAACATCCCGAACTTCCCGTTCTTCATGTTTACGGGCCTGCTTCCGTGGATCTGGTTCTCCACGTCCCTGGCGAGCGGTGCCAGCTCCATCAGCGACCGGCGAGATCTGCTGACCAAGGTCCGCTTCCCCGCCCAAGTGCTGCCGACGACGGTGGTGGTGACGAACCTCTGCAACTTCGTCCTCTCCCTGCCGCTGATGCTGGGGCTGGGTATGGCCTACGGGCAGTGGCCCACCTGGCATGTCGTCATGTTCCCGGTGGTGGTGCTCATCCAGCTCACCTTCACGCTGGCGCTGGCGTACATCCTGGCCGCCATCAACGTGACGTTCCGGGACCTTCAGCACATCGTGAGCAACCTGCTGACGCTGTGGTTCTTCGCCTCGCCCGTGCTGTACCCGTTCTCCACCATCCAGGATGAGCAGGCCCGCATGCTGATGACGGCGCTCAATCCCATGGTCAGCTTCATGTCGTCTTACCAGGCCATCTTCTACGAGCACCGGTTCCCGGATGCGGGGCCGCTGATGGCGTTGGCGGCGATCTCCGTGGTGCTGTTGTGGGGCGCCTCGTCCATCTTCGAATCCCGCCGCGAAGAGTTCGCGGAGTCCATCTGA
- a CDS encoding bactofilin family protein produces MANTVIGSSIVIDGEISGDEDLVIQGTVKGKISLKESLYVEGSGVVEADIETQNVEIAGRVTGNIVASDKVELKTDCRVVGDIKAPRILIADGASFKGNVDMDMKER; encoded by the coding sequence ATGGCGAATACGGTCATTGGCTCGAGCATCGTCATCGACGGGGAAATCTCCGGCGACGAGGACCTGGTCATCCAGGGCACCGTGAAGGGGAAGATCTCCCTCAAGGAGAGCCTCTACGTGGAGGGCAGCGGCGTCGTCGAGGCCGACATCGAGACGCAGAACGTGGAGATCGCCGGCCGCGTCACGGGAAACATCGTCGCCAGCGACAAGGTGGAGCTGAAGACGGACTGCCGCGTGGTGGGTGACATCAAGGCGCCCCGAATCCTCATCGCCGACGGTGCCTCCTTCAAGGGCAACGTCGACATGGACATGAAGGAGCGCTGA
- a CDS encoding tetratricopeptide repeat protein, with translation MTTRAKGRGETSPADDEFLQQISRGGELLASGQVHEAQPFLERAHQLQPRMEKAQNLLGLCYFKLGLFDRAAELYEMLVRDNPVDPTLRVNLGLVYLKTSALQRAAREFETATDLAPEHQKAQNYLGLTLAQMGEYGRAREHFLLAGSDVMAEKMSRAIAGEAYSKPAPPAQGKGRGGMEGAAVPSRAVVSPPPAPPAPEQEEEEIRFAEDEGPSALTDASAEGEQEAPPEAAFDETSAAVAASAPPSPVPLTKLQLRRVPAEALVSASARDAATVHGGVAESSAAPIRGTGDASGSGRDGAGYTHDAVATRGGVASDARGAAAHTPDAVAARGGAALEARGAAASVDAVATRGGAAPDARGAAASADAVAARGGAASEARGAAAHGPDAVTARGGAASAGDTTEPRGAAAQSHDAADARSGAATGRDAAESRGAPALAHATEEVSLARLAASVVLTSADASEIFHAGPDGFTVAVDGELLTRLDGLVALGGQLTFQPEMKRFRGRATDKSFGDGATRMVRARGKGILYLTPGAARTFLSVDLGDDSAYFRDECVFAFEEAVMFENGRVPSDIAPDLDLVHLRGQGRVLLSLPGPLRSVAVRQDQPVTVPLAHLVGWQGNLTPRMVPLLQAPTGETLRAGVELGGEGFALIALAVR, from the coding sequence ATGACGACGCGCGCGAAGGGGCGGGGGGAGACGAGCCCCGCTGATGACGAGTTCCTCCAGCAGATCTCCCGCGGTGGCGAGCTGTTGGCCTCAGGCCAGGTCCACGAGGCCCAGCCCTTCCTGGAGCGTGCCCACCAGCTCCAGCCCCGGATGGAGAAGGCCCAGAACCTCCTGGGCCTCTGCTACTTCAAGCTGGGCCTGTTCGACCGGGCGGCCGAGCTGTACGAGATGCTGGTGCGGGACAACCCGGTGGACCCGACGCTGCGGGTCAACCTGGGATTGGTGTACCTGAAGACGAGCGCGCTCCAGCGCGCCGCCCGCGAGTTCGAGACGGCCACCGACCTGGCCCCCGAGCACCAGAAGGCGCAGAACTACCTGGGGCTCACGCTGGCGCAGATGGGCGAGTACGGCCGCGCGCGTGAGCACTTCCTGCTCGCGGGCAGCGATGTGATGGCGGAGAAGATGTCGCGCGCCATCGCGGGAGAGGCCTATTCGAAGCCGGCTCCGCCCGCGCAGGGGAAGGGGCGGGGGGGCATGGAAGGCGCTGCCGTTCCGTCTCGCGCCGTGGTGAGCCCGCCGCCCGCGCCGCCTGCGCCTGAGCAGGAGGAAGAAGAAATTCGCTTCGCTGAGGACGAGGGTCCCAGCGCGTTGACGGACGCTTCGGCGGAGGGGGAGCAGGAGGCGCCTCCAGAGGCGGCCTTCGATGAGACGTCCGCGGCCGTGGCGGCGAGCGCTCCGCCGTCGCCTGTGCCGCTGACGAAGCTTCAGCTTCGCCGGGTGCCCGCGGAGGCGCTCGTCTCTGCTTCGGCGCGGGATGCCGCTACGGTCCACGGTGGAGTGGCGGAGTCGTCTGCTGCTCCGATTCGAGGCACGGGTGATGCGTCAGGCTCTGGCCGCGATGGTGCTGGCTACACTCACGACGCCGTGGCGACGCGAGGCGGCGTAGCCTCGGATGCGCGAGGCGCGGCAGCCCATACGCCTGATGCTGTGGCCGCGCGAGGCGGGGCTGCCTTGGAGGCACGTGGCGCGGCAGCTTCTGTGGATGCTGTTGCGACGCGAGGCGGCGCAGCCCCGGATGCGCGTGGCGCAGCAGCTTCTGCGGATGCTGTGGCCGCGCGAGGCGGCGCAGCTTCGGAGGCGCGTGGCGCGGCAGCCCATGGGCCTGATGCTGTGACGGCGCGAGGCGGCGCTGCTTCGGCGGGGGACACCACCGAGCCTCGAGGTGCGGCCGCCCAGTCACATGACGCGGCGGATGCGCGAAGCGGAGCCGCCACCGGCCGGGACGCCGCGGAATCGCGAGGCGCTCCAGCCTTGGCGCACGCCACGGAGGAGGTCTCCCTGGCCCGACTCGCCGCGTCGGTCGTTCTGACGAGCGCGGACGCGTCTGAGATCTTCCACGCGGGCCCGGATGGTTTCACCGTGGCGGTCGACGGAGAGCTCCTCACGCGCCTGGATGGACTGGTGGCCCTGGGAGGCCAGCTCACCTTCCAGCCGGAGATGAAGCGATTCCGGGGCCGCGCGACGGACAAGTCCTTCGGGGATGGCGCGACGCGGATGGTGCGCGCTCGCGGCAAGGGCATCCTGTACCTGACGCCGGGCGCGGCCCGGACCTTCCTGTCTGTGGACCTGGGCGATGACTCCGCCTACTTCCGCGACGAGTGCGTCTTCGCCTTCGAGGAAGCGGTGATGTTCGAGAACGGCCGCGTGCCGTCGGACATCGCGCCAGACCTGGACCTGGTGCACCTGCGAGGGCAGGGGCGGGTGTTGCTGAGCCTCCCCGGGCCCCTGCGGTCGGTGGCGGTGCGCCAGGACCAGCCGGTGACCGTCCCATTGGCGCACCTGGTGGGCTGGCAGGGAAACCTCACGCCACGCATGGTTCCTCTGCTCCAGGCGCCCACCGGTGAGACGCTCCGGGCGGGCGTGGAACTGGGCGGTGAAGGTTTTGCCCTCATCGCCCTCGCGGTCCGATAG
- the pyrE gene encoding orotate phosphoribosyltransferase, with protein MVQPLVRDRARLLELLTERSFERRRVVLSSGKESDFYIDCKRTALLAEGHFLIGRLFLEAIRREAPEAVGVGGLTLGADPLASAVSLTGYLSGTPLAAFIVRKEPKGHGTGQWIEGLSGLGQGAAVAIVEDVVTTGASTLKAIERAQLEGLKVLGAFALVDRLEGGREAVEASGHRLHTLFTRKDFIP; from the coding sequence ATGGTGCAACCGCTCGTGCGCGACCGTGCCCGGCTGCTGGAGCTGCTCACGGAGCGCTCTTTCGAGCGGCGTCGCGTGGTGCTCTCCTCCGGCAAGGAGTCGGACTTCTACATCGACTGCAAGCGCACGGCGCTGCTGGCCGAGGGGCACTTCCTCATCGGTCGGCTGTTCCTGGAGGCCATCCGCCGTGAGGCGCCCGAAGCGGTGGGCGTGGGCGGATTGACGCTGGGCGCGGACCCGCTGGCTTCCGCGGTGAGCCTCACCGGCTACCTGTCGGGCACGCCGCTGGCGGCGTTCATCGTGCGCAAGGAGCCCAAGGGGCACGGGACAGGCCAGTGGATTGAAGGCCTGAGCGGGCTCGGGCAGGGCGCCGCGGTGGCCATCGTGGAGGACGTGGTGACGACGGGCGCCTCCACGCTCAAGGCCATCGAGCGGGCGCAATTGGAGGGCCTGAAGGTGTTGGGCGCCTTCGCGCTGGTGGACCGGCTGGAGGGTGGGCGTGAAGCCGTGGAGGCCTCGGGCCACAGGCTGCACACGCTGTTCACCCGCAAGGACTTCATTCCGTGA
- the bacP gene encoding bactofilin BacP, which produces MATAKELSGSNAVDNTVVGPSILISGRLTGDEDLTVRGRVEGELTLSRTLIVEPSGVVKANVAVRNAIVSGVVVGNINATESVELTREGRMVGDIRAPRVIIVDGASFRGRVDMGDVEPGRLPAERPAVVRPAAVTRPTMTPARPTIPAARPTTPPPPSRPTPPPPPARPTPPPAVTRPSAPITRPGLGGLGSKPLPPPPPTRVERAEPAEQAGSSEGPSPVLVGAGAKKKVVVKKKTR; this is translated from the coding sequence GTGGCCACCGCGAAGGAGCTCTCAGGCAGCAATGCCGTCGACAACACCGTGGTGGGGCCTTCCATCCTCATCAGCGGCCGGTTGACGGGCGACGAGGACCTCACGGTTCGCGGGCGCGTCGAGGGTGAGCTGACGCTCAGCCGCACCCTCATCGTGGAGCCCTCGGGCGTGGTGAAGGCCAACGTGGCGGTGAGGAACGCCATCGTTTCGGGCGTGGTGGTGGGCAACATCAACGCCACCGAGAGCGTGGAGCTCACCCGCGAAGGCCGCATGGTGGGCGACATCCGCGCCCCGCGCGTCATCATCGTGGACGGCGCCAGCTTCCGCGGCCGCGTGGACATGGGTGACGTGGAGCCGGGTCGTCTGCCGGCCGAGCGCCCCGCGGTGGTCCGTCCGGCGGCGGTGACCCGCCCCACGATGACGCCGGCCCGTCCGACCATTCCGGCAGCGCGGCCCACGACGCCTCCGCCGCCCTCGCGGCCCACGCCCCCGCCTCCTCCCGCGCGGCCCACGCCGCCGCCCGCGGTGACGCGCCCCTCGGCGCCCATCACCCGTCCGGGGTTGGGTGGCCTGGGAAGCAAGCCGCTGCCGCCGCCTCCGCCGACCCGCGTCGAGCGGGCGGAGCCGGCTGAGCAGGCGGGCTCCTCCGAGGGTCCGTCGCCAGTCCTGGTGGGTGCTGGCGCGAAGAAGAAGGTCGTGGTGAAGAAGAAGACCCGCTAG
- the bacN gene encoding bactofilin BacN, with product MATGETGIIGKGIVIKGNLTGGGDLVIEGRVEGQIALKNHLTIESTGKVQADIRAEELTINGEASGNIDASSRVAINASAKVAGDIKAPRVVIEDGAVFNGSIEMDVRLPDDI from the coding sequence ATGGCAACGGGTGAAACGGGCATCATCGGCAAGGGCATCGTCATCAAGGGAAACCTCACGGGAGGTGGGGACCTGGTGATCGAGGGACGGGTGGAGGGGCAGATTGCCCTGAAGAACCACCTGACCATCGAGAGCACCGGCAAGGTGCAGGCGGACATCCGCGCCGAGGAGTTGACCATCAACGGCGAGGCCAGCGGCAACATCGACGCCTCGTCGCGCGTGGCCATCAACGCCTCGGCCAAGGTGGCCGGCGACATCAAGGCGCCGCGCGTCGTCATCGAGGACGGGGCCGTGTTCAACGGCTCCATCGAGATGGACGTACGGCTTCCCGACGACATTTGA
- the pgsA gene encoding CDP-diacylglycerol--glycerol-3-phosphate 3-phosphatidyltransferase, which yields MAMDRAARKQRKREERARKRAARKPSVLVQEFWNLPNMLTLGRILIIPLFVWLTYDADPLNSLLAGLVFAVAAITDVVDGYLARKWNLITVVGKFMDPLADKLIAMAALVMMVRLGRIAAWVVIVLLARELIVSGLRTIAASEGMVIAAGQEGKWKTSLQLVGIISLCVHYVHPLEMGSFSVPVDYNLVGQVLVYLSGAFSVWSAVVYFRAFLAMLAKRGGEPAPAKSV from the coding sequence ATGGCCATGGACCGAGCGGCGCGGAAACAGCGGAAGCGTGAGGAGCGCGCCAGGAAGCGCGCGGCGCGCAAGCCCAGTGTGCTGGTGCAGGAGTTCTGGAACCTGCCCAACATGCTCACCCTGGGGCGCATCCTCATCATCCCGCTGTTCGTGTGGCTGACGTACGACGCGGACCCGCTCAACTCGCTGTTGGCGGGGCTCGTCTTCGCGGTGGCCGCCATCACCGACGTGGTGGACGGCTACCTGGCGCGCAAGTGGAACCTCATCACCGTGGTCGGCAAGTTCATGGACCCGCTGGCCGACAAGCTCATCGCCATGGCGGCACTGGTGATGATGGTGCGGCTGGGGCGCATCGCGGCCTGGGTCGTCATCGTGCTGCTGGCGCGCGAACTCATCGTCAGCGGCCTGCGCACCATCGCCGCCAGCGAGGGCATGGTCATCGCCGCCGGCCAGGAGGGGAAGTGGAAGACCTCCCTCCAACTGGTGGGCATCATCTCCCTGTGCGTGCACTACGTGCATCCCCTGGAGATGGGCAGCTTCTCCGTGCCGGTGGACTACAACCTCGTGGGCCAGGTGCTCGTCTACCTGTCGGGTGCCTTCTCGGTCTGGAGCGCGGTGGTCTACTTCCGGGCATTCCTGGCCATGCTCGCGAAGAGAGGGGGCGAGCCAGCCCCCGCGAAAAGTGTTTGA
- a CDS encoding TIGR00730 family Rossman fold protein: MEVRSVCVFCGSRPGARPEYLEAATHMGTELARRGLTLVYGGASVGLMGAVADAALAAGGTVVGVLPGFLGAKELAHRGLTELHSVDSMHERKALMEKRSDAFIALPGGYGTLDELFEIVTWAQLGLHQKPMGLLDTRGFFQPLLAMARHHAEEGFVPVEQAVPFAVSDSPAALVDRLLAGPTMPTVQKWLKRTSQT, encoded by the coding sequence ATGGAAGTTCGAAGTGTCTGCGTGTTCTGCGGCTCCCGGCCTGGGGCCCGCCCGGAGTACCTGGAAGCCGCCACGCACATGGGCACCGAGCTGGCGCGCCGGGGGCTGACGCTCGTCTATGGCGGCGCCAGCGTGGGGCTCATGGGCGCGGTGGCCGACGCGGCGCTGGCCGCCGGAGGCACGGTGGTGGGCGTGCTGCCCGGCTTCCTGGGCGCGAAGGAGCTGGCCCACCGCGGCCTGACGGAGCTGCACTCCGTGGACTCCATGCACGAGCGCAAGGCGCTGATGGAGAAGCGCTCGGACGCCTTCATCGCGCTGCCCGGTGGCTACGGCACGCTGGATGAGCTCTTCGAAATCGTGACGTGGGCGCAGTTGGGCCTGCACCAGAAGCCCATGGGACTGCTGGACACGCGTGGCTTCTTCCAGCCGCTGCTGGCCATGGCCCGGCACCACGCGGAGGAAGGCTTCGTCCCCGTGGAGCAGGCCGTCCCCTTCGCAGTGAGTGACTCGCCCGCGGCGCTGGTGGACCGGCTCCTGGCCGGGCCAACCATGCCGACCGTGCAGAAGTGGCTGAAGCGAACCAGCCAGACGTGA
- a CDS encoding ParB/RepB/Spo0J family partition protein: MDAEHRVDGQDGTAGAGPEGGSQASSGHEGAQAPSGEGSHGGAASEVAQGQGSEGSSSGQDGASQAQGGEGTPPEAGERREEGTSPGQQESHSEGSASGEGTAQASGGSQSESTQPREDGVQASGASQSESTQPREGDAQVRGGSQSEGSQSPDGGASTSGGAQSSAGGASASDGSRSDSTQSPVVGAAAMDGSQGQGMQPTESDSQSEGGASGSGGSQEQTGSQEGGLHAGGDAHGAGAPPAEGESHAQGEHRAVSESQGQGGSESSEPRAEGEPDAARASGEAGTASEGTAPGLNAPPQGAFWTGEPNAEAESDEDPDVLDAPEERLAGRVTTVLLPLEKLQDDSGFKLRPEGDVSGLATDIARLGQLFPVDVRPAGDDSYQLVCGFRRVAALRFLKRDAVQARIHLRLTDEDALVMSLAEAIHATPVGPEVLEAKRDELEAQGRLSAAVRDMLEKALATEDTLAPEGVEEEIDADEMAQEVAERLGAINQDLSLLADVFAALDESRKAELLMQLRYSSELVTYLEGL, encoded by the coding sequence ATGGACGCCGAGCACAGGGTTGATGGACAGGATGGGACGGCGGGTGCTGGGCCCGAGGGTGGCTCGCAGGCGTCGTCTGGGCACGAGGGTGCCCAGGCTCCTTCGGGTGAAGGAAGCCACGGCGGCGCCGCGTCCGAGGTAGCGCAGGGCCAGGGCTCGGAGGGCTCGTCGTCCGGCCAGGATGGCGCGTCTCAGGCCCAGGGCGGGGAAGGAACGCCCCCGGAGGCTGGCGAGCGCCGCGAGGAAGGCACGTCGCCTGGGCAGCAGGAGTCCCACTCCGAGGGCTCGGCTTCTGGCGAAGGCACGGCGCAGGCGAGCGGTGGCTCGCAATCCGAGAGCACGCAGCCTCGCGAAGATGGTGTGCAGGCGAGCGGTGCCTCGCAGTCTGAGAGCACGCAGCCTCGCGAAGGTGATGCGCAGGTCCGCGGTGGCTCGCAATCGGAGGGTTCGCAGTCGCCCGACGGTGGGGCGTCGACCAGCGGCGGCGCGCAGTCGTCGGCGGGTGGGGCGTCAGCCAGTGATGGTTCGCGGTCCGACAGCACGCAGTCGCCCGTGGTTGGGGCGGCGGCCATGGATGGCTCGCAGGGTCAGGGCATGCAGCCGACCGAGAGCGACTCGCAGTCCGAGGGCGGGGCGTCGGGCAGTGGTGGCTCGCAGGAACAGACAGGTTCGCAGGAAGGTGGACTCCACGCCGGGGGCGACGCCCACGGCGCGGGAGCGCCACCTGCCGAGGGTGAGTCTCATGCGCAGGGCGAGCACCGGGCCGTGAGTGAGTCCCAGGGGCAGGGTGGAAGTGAATCGAGCGAGCCGCGCGCCGAAGGCGAGCCGGATGCCGCTCGGGCCTCGGGTGAGGCCGGTACCGCGTCCGAGGGCACGGCACCTGGCTTGAACGCGCCGCCTCAGGGCGCGTTCTGGACGGGAGAGCCCAACGCGGAGGCCGAGTCCGACGAGGATCCGGACGTGCTCGACGCGCCCGAAGAGCGGCTGGCGGGCAGGGTGACGACAGTGCTGTTGCCACTGGAGAAGCTCCAGGACGACAGCGGGTTCAAGCTCCGCCCGGAAGGCGACGTGTCGGGCCTGGCCACGGACATCGCGCGGTTGGGGCAGTTGTTCCCGGTGGATGTCCGTCCCGCGGGCGATGACAGCTACCAACTGGTCTGCGGCTTCCGGCGCGTGGCGGCGCTGCGCTTCCTCAAGCGGGACGCGGTGCAGGCGCGCATCCACCTGCGGCTCACGGACGAGGACGCGCTGGTGATGTCGCTGGCGGAGGCGATTCACGCCACGCCCGTGGGGCCGGAGGTCCTGGAGGCCAAGCGCGACGAGCTGGAGGCGCAAGGCCGGCTGAGCGCCGCGGTGCGCGACATGCTGGAGAAGGCGCTCGCCACCGAGGACACCTTGGCGCCCGAAGGCGTCGAGGAAGAGATTGATGCCGATGAGATGGCGCAGGAAGTCGCGGAGCGCCTCGGGGCCATCAACCAGGACCTCTCGCTGCTGGCGGACGTGTTCGCGGCCCTGGATGAATCGCGCAAGGCGGAGCTGTTGATGCAGCTCCGGTACTCGTCGGAGCTCGTCACGTATCTGGAGGGTTTGTAG
- a CDS encoding rhomboid family intramembrane serine protease: MSSRPRRILDAPPSGPGADGPGPRQSVPGPPLPRPWVCYVIIAGAVGMFLAEQLLAISMRVSSPSGSIVLPPLALYGPAVQAGQYWRLLGAVLEHGGAIHLLFNMSVVVTLGFTLERGIGSLRFLGLSLVTALGASAFSLIFDFDVPTVGASGMILGWAGAMLPVATREGRRDLFIWLAQVAVLSLLPFVSWAGHLGGFLFGLPCGLALRMGRQVYARALPIILFITLVVALYAAHPERRGGF; encoded by the coding sequence ATGTCCTCGCGCCCGCGCCGCATCCTCGATGCCCCACCCTCCGGCCCTGGCGCTGACGGCCCGGGTCCGCGACAGTCCGTCCCGGGCCCGCCGCTGCCCCGGCCCTGGGTGTGTTACGTCATCATCGCCGGCGCGGTGGGCATGTTCCTGGCCGAGCAGCTCCTCGCCATCTCGATGCGGGTGTCCAGCCCCTCCGGGAGCATCGTCCTGCCGCCCCTGGCGCTGTACGGCCCCGCCGTCCAGGCCGGCCAGTACTGGCGACTGCTCGGCGCGGTGTTGGAGCACGGCGGCGCCATCCACCTGCTCTTCAACATGTCGGTGGTGGTGACGCTGGGCTTCACGCTGGAGCGAGGCATCGGCAGCCTTCGCTTCCTGGGGTTGTCGCTCGTCACGGCCCTGGGCGCGTCCGCCTTCTCGCTGATTTTCGACTTCGACGTGCCCACCGTCGGCGCGTCCGGAATGATTCTCGGGTGGGCCGGCGCCATGCTGCCCGTCGCCACGCGCGAGGGCCGCCGGGACTTGTTCATCTGGTTGGCACAAGTCGCCGTCCTCAGCCTGCTACCGTTCGTGAGCTGGGCGGGGCACCTGGGCGGGTTCCTCTTCGGGCTGCCGTGTGGCCTGGCCCTGCGCATGGGCCGACAGGTGTACGCCCGCGCCCTGCCCATCATTCTTTTCATCACGCTGGTGGTGGCCCTCTACGCGGCCCACCCGGAACGGCGTGGAGGCTTTTGA
- the nadB gene encoding L-aspartate oxidase: MPHRFDFLVLGGGVAGLSFALQAARHGTVAILTKRDRFESNTAYAQGGIASVLAPSDTFEAHIEDTLVAGAGLCHQDAVEVTVKEGPARVKELVDLGADFNRRTTGEFDLTREGGHSARRIIHSGDITGREVQRALLAACDEVPNITFFPHTAAIDLIQDRKLPSHGVSRCLGVYALMEDGIIERFLAKVTVLATGGAGKVYLYTSNPDVATGDGVAMAYRAGAKVANMEFYQFHPTCLYHPEAKSFLISEALRGEGGKLKLKNGASFMERYHPMGALAPRDVVARAIDAEMKRTGDDCVYLDMTHLGRAFLAERFPNIYATCKAFNIDMAVQPIPVVPAAHYMCGGVVTDLEGRTNVPGLYAIGEVTCTGLHGANRLASNSLLEGLVFGQRAVQVAAEEVRTQPVPAEDPPAWDSGSAVESDESVVVTHNWDEIRRLMWNYVGIVRTDKRLMRARRRLELLREEIRDYYWRFKVTRDVIELRNIADVAYLIVDCASRRKESRGLHYTLDYPHTDDHRWLRDTVVSREP; this comes from the coding sequence ATGCCCCATCGGTTCGATTTCCTCGTCTTGGGCGGCGGCGTAGCGGGTCTCTCGTTCGCCCTCCAGGCGGCCCGGCACGGCACGGTGGCCATCCTCACCAAGCGTGACCGGTTCGAGAGCAACACCGCGTATGCCCAGGGTGGCATCGCCAGTGTGCTCGCGCCGTCCGACACGTTCGAGGCGCACATCGAGGACACCCTGGTGGCGGGTGCGGGGCTGTGCCACCAGGACGCCGTGGAAGTCACCGTGAAGGAAGGCCCCGCCCGGGTGAAGGAGCTGGTGGACCTGGGCGCGGACTTCAACCGCCGCACCACCGGCGAGTTCGACCTCACCCGAGAAGGCGGCCACTCCGCCCGCCGCATCATCCATTCGGGCGACATCACCGGCCGCGAGGTGCAGCGGGCGCTGCTCGCCGCATGCGACGAGGTGCCCAACATCACCTTCTTCCCGCACACAGCCGCCATCGACCTCATCCAGGACCGCAAGCTCCCCTCGCACGGCGTCAGCCGCTGTCTGGGGGTCTACGCGCTGATGGAGGACGGCATCATCGAGCGCTTCCTGGCCAAGGTGACGGTGCTGGCCACGGGCGGCGCGGGCAAGGTGTACCTGTACACGTCCAATCCGGACGTGGCCACCGGTGACGGCGTGGCCATGGCGTACCGGGCGGGCGCGAAGGTGGCGAACATGGAGTTCTACCAGTTCCACCCCACCTGCCTGTACCACCCGGAGGCCAAGAGCTTCCTCATCAGCGAGGCGCTGCGCGGCGAAGGCGGCAAGCTGAAGCTCAAGAACGGCGCGTCGTTCATGGAGCGCTACCACCCCATGGGCGCGCTCGCCCCGCGCGACGTGGTGGCGCGCGCCATCGACGCGGAGATGAAGCGCACCGGTGACGACTGCGTCTATCTGGACATGACGCACCTGGGCCGCGCCTTCCTCGCCGAGCGCTTCCCCAACATCTACGCCACGTGCAAGGCCTTCAACATCGACATGGCCGTGCAGCCCATCCCCGTGGTGCCCGCGGCGCATTACATGTGCGGCGGCGTCGTCACGGATTTGGAAGGACGCACCAACGTGCCCGGCCTGTACGCCATTGGTGAAGTCACGTGCACGGGCCTGCACGGCGCGAACCGGCTCGCGTCCAACTCGTTGCTGGAGGGGCTCGTGTTCGGCCAGCGGGCCGTCCAGGTGGCCGCCGAGGAGGTCCGCACCCAGCCCGTCCCGGCCGAGGACCCGCCCGCGTGGGACTCCGGCAGCGCGGTGGAGTCCGACGAGAGCGTCGTCGTCACCCACAACTGGGACGAGATTCGCCGGCTCATGTGGAACTACGTGGGCATCGTCCGGACGGACAAGCGGCTGATGCGCGCGCGCCGGCGGCTGGAGCTGCTGCGCGAGGAGATTCGCGACTACTACTGGCGCTTCAAGGTGACTCGCGACGTCATCGAGCTGCGCAACATCGCCGACGTGGCCTACCTCATCGTCGACTGCGCCAGCCGCCGCAAGGAGAGCCGCGGCCTCCACTACACGCTGGACTACCCTCACACGGACGACCACCGCTGGCTGCGGGACACCGTCGTCTCCCGGGAGCCTTGA
- a CDS encoding lytic transglycosylase domain-containing protein, translating into MRAPSTFLAAVLLTLPLSAGADAIFRYVEKDGTIIYTNVQPTGSKRAKTLKGTFTQAPTKNAPVVGRKRTPPELDPHITAAALRYRIPPALVRAIMHTESNFNRNALSHKGASGLMQLMPATASDMYVKDIFDERDNIEGGVRYLRVLANMFDGDMVKMIAAYNAGPEAVKRYGGKVPPYEETQGYVRKVLKLYYHYKERERPVEDGPRDPTSQNDDAREGAGGDEPR; encoded by the coding sequence ATGCGTGCTCCTTCCACGTTCCTCGCCGCCGTGCTGCTGACCCTGCCCTTGTCGGCGGGGGCGGATGCCATCTTCCGGTACGTCGAGAAGGACGGGACCATCATCTACACGAACGTCCAGCCCACGGGTTCCAAGCGGGCGAAGACGCTGAAGGGCACGTTCACCCAGGCGCCCACGAAGAACGCGCCGGTGGTGGGCCGCAAGCGGACGCCGCCGGAGTTGGATCCGCACATCACCGCCGCGGCGCTGCGCTACCGCATCCCCCCGGCGCTGGTGCGGGCCATCATGCACACCGAGAGCAACTTCAACCGGAACGCGCTCAGCCACAAGGGCGCCAGCGGGTTGATGCAGCTCATGCCGGCCACGGCCTCGGACATGTATGTGAAGGACATCTTCGACGAGCGCGACAACATCGAGGGCGGGGTGCGCTACCTGCGCGTGCTCGCCAACATGTTCGACGGCGACATGGTGAAGATGATTGCCGCGTACAACGCGGGCCCCGAAGCGGTGAAGCGCTACGGCGGCAAGGTGCCCCCCTACGAGGAAACGCAGGGGTACGTGCGCAAGGTGCTCAAGCTCTACTACCACTACAAGGAGCGCGAGCGGCCCGTCGAGGACGGACCCCGCGACCCCACATCCCAGAATGACGACGCGCGCGAAGGGGCGGGGGGAGACGAGCCCCGCTGA